The Vitis vinifera cultivar Pinot Noir 40024 chromosome 18, ASM3070453v1 region GAATGGGGTAATCAAATAGAACCCCAAACAAGCGGGCCCTTACTCTGTTCTTGTGCAATCACGCCATGTAACGTGCATCCTCCTCCATAGGAGTGTAACCTAACCCATAAGGTATGTCATGATCAACTCTGAAAGTAAACTCGTGTGGTCCATGTTGGCGGCAACCCAATCCCAAGCCCGGTAGATAAGACATGCCCCTCATCATGTTAAGCACCAAGGTGCTACTGTACTGGTCAAATGTCATAGGCACCATATCTCTGCCGTCATCCTCTAAACTGACAACCTGAACCTCATCGAAAGTAAACCCGGTCAAATGTAAGTCATCCTCATTGTGACTAATCTATAATACTGGCTCGGAAGAAGTGACAACATCCCAGTCAGACTGTATCGTGATAATGCGACCCTCgtgtatgaacttcaccttctgatgaagggaagatggtatGGCACCAGCCTCATGAATCCAAGGACGACCAAGGAGTAGGTTAAAGGATGACTGAATCCTTAGAACCTGGAAAAACACGAAATATCTTACTGGCCCAACCATAACGTGTGTAGTGAGAGTACCTATAACTGTCCTCTAAGTCCCATCATAAGCTCTAACGGTCTATGTAGATGGCCCAAAATCAGATGGAGAAAAGCCGAGGGCAATGGCTGTAATTGAAGGATAAACGTACAGGGCGGAGCCGTTGCCCAGCAAGACCGACGACACTCTACAGCCTGAATAAGCAACATCGATGAACAAAGGACGAACATGGTCTGATCTCTTAGGTGACAAGTCATTGTCGGAAAACACAATGCGCGTAGCCCTATCAACTGTCAGAAAGTGAATCAGGCCCTCCGGGGTGGTAGCAGTATCAACTCTAATCTGACTGAGTGCTCTGATCAATGCATCTCTATGTGTGCTAGATGAGGCCAATAGGCTCCAAATGGATATGTGAGACTGCGTAGTGTGCAACTGGCATAAAATCTCGTTGTCCTCTCTTTGAAGCTCCTCTCTAGTAGTTGTACCAAATCAACCAAACCCTGATCAATCAAGTCATGTATAGCATGTCTTAGTTCTAAGCAATTGTCTATATCATGGACCACTCTCTGGTGGTAAACACAATGAAGGTTTGTCCTGAATCCTGGTGGGGTAGGCTGTAGTGGTGGTCTGGGCGGTAACGAGGCAATCAATCCCCCCTCAACCAATCTCTGAAATGCTCTGCTCAATGGCATCCCAAGATGTGTGAACTGTCTAGCTGACCTTGGCGGAAGCGGTGCTCTATACTGATGGAACTGCATAGGTGGCCTCTAGAATGCCTACGTAGCATATACCGGTTGTGGCGACGGATGCAGATAAGTAGGCCCTACTGGCCTAATGGGAATAGCTGGCCTGTACTGATCATGTTGTATCATCTGATAAGAGGTATCTGAAAACTGCCTCTGAGTTTGAGGCCAACGCGGGGACCTATGCCCTATCATACCAATGATGCAAACATCTGATGGCCTGGGTCATAACCCCGGCTTCTTCCCCTTTGAGTCTGAGGGAGAAGAATCTGcccataatcctctagatatACCCTCCTCGATGCCATAAAGGGCCTGCACTAAGGAGCCAAAGTTTGTCTACGGAAAGCCCATGAGATGTCTAGCGTAGCGGGGCTGAAGACTGCGCATAATCATACTGATCTGATCATGCTCTAAGGGTTTGTCAATAATCTGTgctatcttctccctccaacgaGAGATGAAGGAGGTAATTGTTTCATCCGGCCTCTGTCTGAGGGCCTCTAACTCTCTCCGGGATACATCAACTACAGTATTAAAGGAATACTATCTAAGAAACTTCTGTGCCAGATCAGTCCATGTTCGACGTCGTGAGGGGTCCAATAAAGCAAACCACCGCTGGGCAGCACCACTCAGGGACAGAGGGAACAACATGATCATCATTGTCTCATATAACCTATGTCCACGCATAACAGCACTATACAACTGCAAGTGAATACAGGGGCACCCGATCCccgtgtatctctcaatgtccGGCATGTGGAACTCAATCAGCAAAGCTGCAACAGGCAAGTCATCATACCCATCCTAACTCATGACTCCATCAGTGACATGCAGTGACCTCATTCTCTGCTCAATCCTCTCAATGCAGGCCGGAGTATCATCTGTAACCTGTGCAGGGGCCACAACAGAATGTGGCGTAGTCTCAGTCTGACCATGTAAGACAAAGGCCCCTACTTGTAGGGCTGACTGAACTGATGGTGGTGGTAAAGGTGGGACTGTGTAGTCCAGCTGTATGGTAGGTCCAGATGGTGGTGATGTGTGGAAGAATCATGTGGGGTGGTCCCCTGAATAGATACTGGTGGGGCCTAGTGCCCGTCAATCCTCTGACCCAATCCTAAAATAGCATCTCTAAGTGACACCATGATATCTGTAATCTTTGCCAACTGGTCAACAATAGCATATTGCGGGTCCATATCTCTCTGAATTGATGTCTGTCCTAACTGGCTATACTGGTCTGATCCTCTAACAAGTCTGCCTTCGACCCTGATCTAAGCTCGAGAACCCAGGTCGGTCTCAATCAACAATCCTACAAAAGAAAAGGGGTATGTCAATCCCCATGACTAGTCCTGAAATCAATTCTGTAATGTAATCCCACGACTAAATCCTTTTAGGGAATGAACTGTCATGTGATGTTAACAGCTAATCTAATACATGGCTCCACGGGTAGGAGCGGGATTATGACATGGTGATACCTCAGGAGTAAGGTGGCTCAAAATCCAACAACGGGAAAAGGCAAGTCCTAAAAGCTAGATGACAATACCGACAAAGGGGATAAGCAACCTATGATTCTAACCAACAATCAAAGTGACACTCTGGCCACGCAGGTATCCATGAAATCCAGCTCAAGGTTATATAGGTCTTCATTGTTCGGATATCCATCATCTCCATAGTgttcccaaacatcgatatagcccttaTGCTAGACCCTATTCCAAACCCCTAGCTTGGTCGAAGGCAAACAGTTGGGAATGACTCTCAAACAATTCAAGAAACCAATAAGGAATAGTCGACCAAGACTAGTGATTCGGAAATAAGGGGATACAAGTGCGCCCCACAAACATAAACAACAAGCAATCATGCGTAAAGAAAGGACAGTCATGCAACAAGAAGTCATGCGCAAAAAGATACCCTACCATAcaatctacacacaagctaatcATCTAAGCCTATCATGAACCGCAAAACCAAGAACCAACAACAACGAATAAGCATGCCACAACCAATCAGGTGAACAAACAGGCAACAACTCATCACAAGTGCAAGTCAAATACCAACCAAGTAAGTGATCACCAGTCACCTATAAAGCCTAAGAGTAAATTGGTAAATAaaccatgtgctccaatatacccaactcaagttcaagtttgatcCTCTTACGAAACCAAAGATTCTGGGTTCGATCCCCAacggagtcgccaatttgtggaccctcacccgatccactaACAGCGTGACTCGCTATTTTAAAGGTGAAAAACAAAGCTGGTtttcaagttttgaaaaaattcatcCCAATAAGGAACGGTTTtgtttggagttgccacttactttttatttttatttttaaatggggaaaattttaagtaagaacaaaaaccccagcATGACTCTAGTCAGGAAAAAGTGGTGTGCGAAAACTAGATtatgggtccggggatcaggttacctatcgggaagATACTTCACgcaaggtagcacccctctagtaccgaaactcggtctctactaatgaactgGGTatatgggagcatatgggtcaaagatcaaacaaacctTGGGCTAAACAAATGACATGAATCACATAGACCCGCCTAGTATTTAGGATGCACATATACTCAATAAGTCAAAATCAGAGTGCATACCTAAGGTCCCCAACCAAGCGCTGCATAAGAGGTCAGTCAATAAGCTCAAATGCACAACAAATATACATAGCAATCATGCACCAAGCATTCATGTGAAATTCATTATCCAAAGCCGAAGTGCATACCTGTGGTCCCCAACCATGAGCTGCAAGGAAAATGTGAGGCAAGTAATACAAGCATACAACATGCACTCTCGATCAGACATCAAATCTCATACCCACAAGAGAAGGAAGCAGGTCgaaatgaaataaatggttTGCCTTTTTTTGCACACATCCCTCGAAATTCCATCAAACCAAACCATGCTCACTTAACCCACATGCTTCCCATCCATGAATTGGGCTCACATGACATCTAACCAAACTGAACTCTGACCCTAAAGGTGGCCCACAAGTGCCTTGGAGCCTAAGGGCTCAAGCCACAACAAAAATGGGAGTCAAAGCATGCTAAAACTGGGGCTGCCTAGCAGAACCTGTGAACAAGTTCCCAATCGGTTCAACCGATTGAGAAAATTATGAAACTTTACCAGCAGATTCCTCGGaaaataaggaatccaaaaaaatgGCGCTCAATTTCAAGCCTGGATCTCAAAGAAACAGCCAAAACAATGCAACGTGTTTATTAAACAAGGCTACCTAGCGGGACCTATTAAACAAGTTCCTAGATGGTTCAACTTATTGAGAAGAATtttgaaactttaaaaaaatattcctcaaagaataaggaatccaacaaaaaaaaaacgctcaattccgagcccgaaTAAGGGAGAAATTGCCAAATTAATGCAACGTGTTTATTAAAAGGGGCTGTCTAGCGGGacctgttgaaccggttcccaactggttcaatcgattgagaaaaattcttaAACTTTAACATAAGATTCCTCAAAGAAtaaagaatccaaaaaaaatgacGCTCAATTCCAAGCCTGGATGAGAGAGAAACGGCCAAAACAATGCAACGTGTTTATTAAACGGGGCTGCCTAGCGGGacctgttgaaccggttcccgGCTGGTTCAAGCgattaagaaaaattctaaaacttTAATAGAAGATTCCTCAAAGaataaggaacaaaaaaaacggcgctcaattccgagcccggatgtgGGAGAACCGTCCGAAACAATACAATGTGTTCCCTGTAGAAGGTCAAGCCCGAGCCACCCAACCTTATTAAAACTAAGGCCACAAGAATCTTTCCCTTAACAATCAGGAGGTCACAATGACCTTCAACCAAAGCCAAAAATAATGAAGCAGTGACCCTATTACTCACACATCAAAAGTAGGTCACTCTCCCCCATTCCTGACCAGAACGAACCCAAAATGAGACATCCATagcaaacataaaaaaaacgAAACCATGCGACAGTTACATATCAACCGAACTATGAACTAGGAAATAGATCAAAAGGATGCAAAGAGGAACAATACCAAATCATCAAACACTCCTTATTTGAAACAGCAATAGAAGTTTCTGCAGTATCTTAAACAGAGAAGTAAatctaaaaggaaaagaatcaGTGCTTACCAGATTGTTCTCCCCTCACCAAACTTGGACAAAGTTTCTCCCCCCATAacaaatgcaaaggaaaaggTCCTTCTCTCTTTCCATTCTGGATTTTTATACCAGAACCCCTGCTCCTCCCACTTCCCTCTTAGTTTTTCCCTCCTTCAACTCTGGAAAATCCCCCCATCAACCTCAGAAACCAGCCCCATAAACACTTCTCACAGTCACAAGGTGAGCTTCTCTCTCCACATTTACTcccttgcttcaccaccaagaatccatatggattcgtggtgggctacAAGGAACTtgaaccaaggcccaaaatggacccaaaATATTGCCCAAGACCGATCTAGAGCTTATGGGCCCGAGCCATGTAGGAATTGGGCTCCAAAATCACCAAAATTAGTGCTCTATACAAGCTGGCCCAATGAACAGGTTGAACTGGTTGCCAACCAGTCTAGCcagttgagaaaaaaattaaaattttgacagAATATTCCTTGGAGAACAATGAGTCCATGAAAAAAACGGCGCACAATTTCGAGTTCAGATGAGAAAGATATGATcgaaacaagcccaagtgctccaTATTCGAACCTGCTCCTATGAACTCGGGCTGAAGTGAAACTTTGGGGACCGGTCAAgccaattgagaaaaaaatttgaaattttgacagaatattccttgaagaacaaggagtccataaaaaaaatggtgcacgATTCTGAgttcggatgagggagatatgatcgaaacaagcccaagtgctccgTATTCGAACCTACTCCTATGAACTCAGGCTGAATTGAAACTTTGGGGACCTCATTTCCTTTAGCATGATGTGAAAAACTAGGGAATTGGCCATGATGGCACTCCAAAATGAACTACACACTTGCAATTACATTGGACCGCAAATGAACTTACACAAGGCTCGAAAACATATCATGCCCAAAATGGTGGCCATGGTGGTGCCAtacgaaaaaataaaataaaataaaataaaatttgggtgcatgtgacacccttaagataaatgcaagtgtcaaatgacaaaattgagggtttacatagggcctactaattaatgaattagcgcaatccaaagaccttgttcacttacccttaacaaaagtgaacttagagccaatccgaccctcataattcatgctaacaaggtatatgagctcaaagtggggaccattaggacccataggagtattagttccctcataattcaattttgaagttgattcaacatcctactatagaaaatcaattgaaatctggtatcctatgtaaataataataagacacTACGTGTTTAGGTCTatgacttgctatccattgcGTTTAGTCTTCCCATGAACTAatgtccataatctaataaaGTGGAAGCTATTAGcctttcaagattacctttactatccttgagttacatatcccCTTATTGTAAATTCAActgacatgtcttagctctcagAGAGCATatatcaagttccacttaaatAACTagtatgaccatagtttccatgaacacaccttcttaggatcacccaaggggacacactatctcaatctcaggagatatcatggtgcctctattgagaatacttattgttaccgacttccatcaataattacccaatccataaggatatgatcaacttacgatctcacctgtaggtcaaagccattgctaactttagcacaagatcaatattctctcaaggttgagagataacacaatgaaacaacttggtgaggtcatgactacttgatagtcttaagtcatgactcaccataagtCTTATCCAATGTGTTACGATAAACACTAGGGcattcaccatgggaaactcatcctgatAGCCAAGACCATTCATCTCTCCAATTAGGGGGTGGTACACTACGCCCTCTAATTGGTTGTCTAGACCCACGAATCGGTTGTgaacaaattattaattttcaaggaacctatgacttaaatcttttgtgtaactcctaatgcacccaagtcaagTACCATGCAAAAGATGCaagcaagaatgctcataaagtataatacatggaataaggatggaTAAAAGGgaaattggaacatcattaaataaataactaattccaaatttattacaccatgtcatgcttttaagggctctatcctaatagTATATGACTTAAGTGCATTAGAAGTTATACAAAatatctaagtcatgggtttcttatAAGAAAACGATTCATTCATTCATAGTCAGTTTATGAGATTAGGCAACCCATTTAAGGCCATAGTGTACTACCTTCTAATTTTagggatgactagtcttggtCATTAAGATGGGTTTCCCGTGGTGAGTGCACtcatgtgtatggttacacattggatatgACCTAtaatgagtcatgacataaggctatcaggtagtcatgacttcactaaGCCGCTATGTTATAATATTTCCAACCAACCTTGTAAGGATCTTGAGCTTGTGCCAAAAttagtagtggctttgactAATGGGTGAGATCTTAAAGggatcatatatttcctataaatagggtcattgttgatggaagccaATAGAAAttggtattctcaatagagacaccatgatatctcatgagattgagacaatATGTCATTTTGCCTGATCCTaaagaggtgtgttcatgtaaactatggtcataatagttccttaagtggagcTTAACATAAGCTCTTGGTGAGCTAatatatgttagttgatcacacaataagaggatttagaatgtagttgattctctatagtaggatgttgaatcaactatAGAATTGGATTACAAAGGAGCAAACATACTAGAGACACATAGTCATCTAATTTTCCTTAACCTGATCGCTCTAATTATCCATCGCCATTCATCAACGGTTTTTCTCAAGCAACGCTTATGATGCTATCACCGTTGTTGAAGCTTGACATAGCCTGAAAAGCAGAGTGCCTAGATGGTTGATTTGGATGATTCTGATTGGATGACAGGGAGAGCTTCAGTGAAAAGGGGGATGAATCAACTAGGGACTTCAGATTCAAGTTGAGATTCGTTGACTTGGGAGGAATAGGAAGAACAATAATCGGACGGACCAGACTTGTATTAACATCATTTTGTCCTAGAGTTAGGTTTTCCATTGGATTCTGAATCGGAACTGGTACAACCACCGGATTTATCGACATTGGAAAAGCTAGCACAACTGGAAATCCACCACCACTGCCGGTCTTGGAAAAAGTCTTAGGAGACTGCTGCGATTGAGATGTGTTCTCTTGATGATGAAGTACTGAGTCCCAATGGTCCTCGTTTGAGCTCATACACACACTTTGATGACATAATTTGTGAAGGTTGGATCGACTCTCTGTTTACTTATATGCAAAAGGGTCGTTTGATAATTTCACAAGGTTACATAAGAGTTATTGCTCAACATCTCTATattagattaattgattaattagacaaccctattgggttaataaatcaaataaaacctTTTTAGGGTAGATTTAGTCACCCAAGCCCAGAATGGGCTCAAGTCATTTAAGCCTAATTGGGAACCCTATAAATCCCCCCTTAGGAGTTGTGGTTTCAAGTTTTTGTCTtcttccaccatctagagaTAAAGATTATAGTCTCTACCCTACAAATTATTGTGAAATCCTGAATTGACTCATTCCCAAGCCCAAGCCTTGGATCATTAGGCTTCATATAATCTATTGGGAACCCCAAATTACTCCTTTCCTAATCGtggatctcatagggtgcatgtAAACTACCTTAggcttctctaaatctatcgcaaCGAAAACATATGACTTCAAAAACCATATTAGGATAAATATCCAGAGAAAAAGTGTTTATACCAGTGGTCTAGAAGTTCCCATATCAAAATCCATCCGATGAAGAAGAAGCCTGAAAAGTTTGAAGATCTCGTACATCTAAGATCTTCCACTCGATGACTTAAACCACAATCTTGACACTCTAAAGTGTGGGCAAGGAAAGGGAGGAAGCAatgactctctctttctctggaAGTGGAAGACGACTAACTAAGGTCATTAGGAAACCCTGAACCATAAGGAGTTATTTATAGGGTTACCCACTAAGCATAACTGA contains the following coding sequences:
- the LOC100853071 gene encoding transcription factor MYB1R1-like — protein: MSSNEDHWDSVLHHQENTSQSQQSPKTFSKTGSGGGFPVVLAFPMSINPVVVPVPIQNPMENLTLGQNDVNTSLVRPIIVLPIPPKSTNLNLNLKSLVDSSPFSLKLSLSSNQNHPNQPSRHSAFQAMSSFNNGDSIISVA